In one window of Gossypium hirsutum isolate 1008001.06 chromosome A01, Gossypium_hirsutum_v2.1, whole genome shotgun sequence DNA:
- the LOC107934127 gene encoding probable peroxisomal membrane protein PEX13 gives MGIMKPSFSLILCYFLWTLFLLFNFIPHGGLVSARNIRILEGQEYVPRSNSYQAHGFSYGYSPSSGGGYGYSPHGSNSYGYSPSGSNSYGYSPSGGSGYGNSPSGGSGYGNSP, from the exons atgggAATTATGAAACCTTCATTTTCTCTCATCCTTTGCTACTTCCTGTGGACCTTATTCttacttttcaatttcatccctcATGGAGGACTCGTCTCTGCTAGAAACATACGGATTCTAG AAGGGCAAGAGTATGTTCCTAGAAGTAACTCATACCAAGCACATGGGTTTAGTTATGGTTATTCACCTAGCAGCGGCGGTGGTTATGGTTATTCACCCCACGGCAGCAACAGTTATGGTTATTCACCCAGCGGCAGCAATAGTTATGGTTATTCACCTAGCGGTGGTAGTGGTTATGGTAATTCACCCAGCGGTGGCAGTGGTTATGGTAATTCACCCTAG
- the LOC107934152 gene encoding magnesium transporter MRS2-3 — translation MRSQPPSSPPKPEDDPDPSARPASFPNQTLPPTTATTAAGHRKKGTGVRAWLILDSTCQTQMVEAGKHAIMRRTGLPARDLRILDPLLSYPSTILGRERAIVINLEHIKAIITAQEVLLLNSKDPAVTPFVDEIQSRILCHYQATKDQEGGVDDSSYIIRSSSQNLSSRFSQTQTQDDEGKSEEKQSLENPNGSKILPFEFVALEACLEAACSCLENEAKTLEQEAHPALDKLTSKISTLNLERVRQIKSRLVAITGRVQKVRDELEHLLDDDEDMAEMYLTEKQLLENSSTSSMNERDDMDDHVLRPDINERTPAEISLAANYEGDIQDSDNPQDNMFGATNAIGRDSHGTHTSTTRSAISKHLDVEELEMLLEAYFVQIDGTLNKLSTLREYVDDTEDYINIMLDDKQNHLLQMGVMLTTATLVISAFIVVAGIFGMNIHIELFDEDKAGMPEFLWTIGGGAAGSIFLYVIAIAWCKYKRLLE, via the exons ATGAGGAGTCAACCTCCGTCGTCACCGCCTAAACCCGAAGATGACCCGGATCCATCGGCCCGACCCGCTTCGTTCCCTAACCAAACTCTCCCTCCCACCACCGCCACCACAGCCGCCGGTCATCGGAAAAAAGGGACCGGTGTTCGAGCATGGCTTATACTGGACTCGACATGCCAAACCCAGATGGTGGAAGCCGGAAAACATGCTATCATGAGACGTACGGGTTTGCCTGCTCGAGATCTTCGGATCTTGGACCCGCTGTTGTCGTACCCATCGACGATTCTTGGTCGAGAAAGGGCGATCGTGATTAATTTGGAGCATATCAAGGCAATCATCACGGCGCAAGAGGTTTTGCTTTTGAATTCTAAGGATCCTGCAGTTACTCCCTTTGTTGATGAGATACAGAGCCGAATTTTGTGCCATTATCAAGCTACTAAAGACcag gAAGGTGGAGTTGATGATTCCAGCTACATAATTCGATCAAGTTCTCAAAATTTGTCGTCAAGGTTTTCACAGACTCAAACTCAGGATGATGAAGGTAAATCAGAAGAGAAACAGAGTCTTGAAAACCCAAATGGCTCGAAGATTCTCCCATTTGAATTTGTTGCATTGGAAGCATGCCTTGAAGCTGCTTGCAGCTGCTTAGAAAATGAA GCAAAGACATTGGAGCAAGAGGCACATCCGGCCTTAGATAAATTGACTTCCAAGATTAGTACTCTCAATTTGGAGCGTGTTCGCCAAATTAAAAGCCGATTAGTTGCAATAACAGGACGTGTCCAAAAG GTAAGGGATGAGTTGGAACACTTGCTCGATGATGATGAAGATATGGCCGAGATGTATTTAACTGAGAAACAACTACTTGAAAATTCTTCAACCTCGTCTATGAATGAGAGGGATGATATGGATGATCATGTTCTTCGACCAGACATCAATGAGAG GACACCTGCTGAAATCTCCTTGGCAGCCAATTATGAAGGTGATATCCAAGACTCCGATAACCCCCAGGATAATATGTTTGGTGCTACCAATGCCATTGGCCGAGACAGCCATGGAACTCATACAAGTACCACTCGCAGTGCTATCAGCAAGCACCTTGATGTAGAAGAGTTAGAAATGCTCTTGGAAGCATACTTTGTTCAAATTGACGGTACACTGAACAAGCTATCCACG CTGAGGGAATATGTTGATGACACAGAGGACTACATTAATATAATGCTCGATGACAAACAGAACCATCTCCTTCAAATGGGAGTCATGCTAACAACGGCAACCCTTGTCATCAGTGCTTTTATCGTAGTTGCAGGTATCTTTGGCATGAACATCCATATCGAGCTATTCGATGAAGATAAAGCAGGGATGCCAGAGTTTCTGTGGACAATTGGAGGTGGTGCTGCCGGCTCGATATTCCTTTATGTAATAGCTATCGCATGGTGTAAGTACAAGCGGTTATTAGAGTAA